GACGGAAGTGCAGACCGCGGAGTAAAACTTTGCCGTTTCTCCTCGCGATTCACACATGCAAGTTGATAACGTGAGACCGGCTGCTCTTCCTACTGCTGCTGCTACCtctggtgctgggggggcagcgCTCGCCTccccacctgctgctgcttcctttaCCCGGCCCTAGAGCTGCTCAGTGCGTTTCCCTGGCCATGTGGGGCTAGGAGAGGTGCAGCGATTCTCCACAGCGTGAAGCGGTAAACATGGAGGCGGCGTGCAGAGCCGACGGCGGGGAGCAGAGTCATCAGAGCAGCGGCATGGACGCCCCTGGGGACGCTTCTATGGACTGCTACTTGCGATCTCAGGGCTTGTACAGAAAGAGAGTTGCCAAGGATGGATCTTGCCTTTTCAGGGCTGTGGCCGAGCAGGTAACTGGTTACATAAACAAAGCTACTTGGCATGAAAGCATGGGAAGTGGTCTCATTAGTGGGTGataattaaatgttaaaatgcaGACAAGTATACACTGAGTAACTTTAACAGTCGTGTGccagggaaaataaatactttctgtCTTCTGGGGTGAGAGAAGTTCTGTGTGTACAGCTGCCTTCTGTCATCAAGAAATTGTTACCTGTTTTGACCTTCCGCTGCCTCCtcagagcttttttttcagtgtaagatTTCAACATTTGGGTACAACGGCTTTGTATGGGACTATTTAGGAAATGGAATTTAGTGGAAAGAGCTGAAATGCCTTGTTCTTAGTTTTGTTCGAGTAGTTTACTATAAAATTAGAGAAAGtgagtaatttattttcagttcttcctgttGAATTCCCCTCCCCCATTTCAGTGTTAACTGTTAAAGGGAAAAAGTGACAGCGTCATCTTGTcttaaatacaaacaaacagCAGTGGGAGCTCTGGTGCTTCTGATTGTGGGAGCCCAGATTGCTATGCTAATTATACacagttcacttttttttaaaaagtaaaattacttcCCCCACTGTATTTATAAATTCAGGCAAGCAAACACTATTGATCTGTAGtgagtgtgtttttttttatttcaagggaATAATCAATGAATATACATTGATATTCTGATGGTTTTagttaatatatatataaggtTTCTCCCACACGCCAGTGTATATAGAACTTTTTTCCAActattaattaaatttttaacatCCCATTCTTACTTTATTAAAGGGAAGGTCTTTAATTCATAGTTAGTAGGTGTTTATCCACAAATTTGGCCTAATCTCTGTACTCTTCATGCAGAAAAACTGAACTGAGCTGAATTTGGAAGTGTTTTAAATTGAGAGTAGTGTGTAAGGATTGCCAGAGAGGCAGCAACTTAAGTTGACTGGAACTTCCCTACATTGTAGTGAGGATGCAGAGTGACGTTAGAGTTAACTCTGAatgaaagtaatatttttccaCTAGAGATTTGAGCAGGAGGTAGAATACATGTGTCGTATTGGGATCTGAATTCCTAGCTTCCAAATTAGTATTTGGGGAACAGACCTACACCTCTTAAAATCAAGAGAAAGTAACCCTGCCCTCTCTTAGATTTGGTTGGATTTCATTTCAATGCGTGCATGTTGGTAGTTCATTTCCTCATCTGCTCCTGCGGTAACTTACTACTTCAATTAATTGAAGTCCGTTACAAAGGAGTCAGTTAAAGAATGACAACAAATGCTATTCCTTTTGCTCTGTAAATCCTCATGAAATTGAACATTTGAATTTAGTAAATCTATGAATTCTGCAGTTACTTAACTTTTGATAAAGTAATTGAGGTTTCACTTGCACAGATGTTGTAACTgaataaatatacattttacattttcttaaaaataaaactagagtATTTCCAAGCCTGCATTTAGACAACAGTCATTAATTATTTGTGACCTGTCACCAAAACTCCTAAGAACCAGTGTCACCttgttctctttctccctttgtaGGTGTTACACTCTCAGTCTCGGCATATTGATGTTAGGATGGCTTGTGTAGACTATCTTCGGAAAAACAGGGAGAAGTTTGAAGCAGtaagtgtttttgttttctttgtgagcatttaaaaaaaatgttactttattCCTTGTACTTTTCTAAGGCATATTCTGATGTTTGTGACAGTATTCATCGTAGCTATATCCTAGTTGATGCTTTTTAAAGTGAGTGCTCTTTAAATTAATGGGCATATCTGTGGTAGTAGCTCATTTTCATAAGCCTGGAGAAAGACCTGTATACTGCTTGGACTGGAGGGATGTGGGGTGGAAAGAGTTTTTAAtgctcattaaaaaacaaaacaaactttcttAAGCTGTAGTGAAGTTACCaaaatctggattttattttagtatcATGCCTATTTTAACGAAGGTCATAAAATGTTCTTATTGTgctatttaattgcttttacaGTATATAAGGGATTTGACTGATGAGATTAGTGAAATTTGTTTCAGGGTCTAAAATTTATTGccactgtggtttttttttatgtaaacaTCTGTAATGAAGTTCTTCATCAACAATggacataaaatattttgatattgaTCTATATTTGGCCAATGTCGTCAATGTTAACAttataaaatccttttttttttgttccttttaaaagaacaataataaataatggcaCTCCTGTTTGTGTTTGTATGTGTTCTAGTGTAAATACCATTTAACTAATTTCCAGGATAGCCAAAACAGGAGTATGTGTAAGCATTTGTTGCTGGAGGATTATTACTCagctctctttctctgttctaAATTTACCAGGactcaaaataaaaaggctgtTTTAGATGCACATTGGCACAGGGAAGAGATGGAAAGCAGGAATAAGAGTGTGTGTATTGGCTGTAATTTCTGACAAAGTGCCCTGTGCTCAAATGTGACTGATCCCTTTAATGTGGAAGTTGTCAAGAATGaatgaagttttttaaaaaaaaagaagggagagagatCTAAGAGTTGATAATTCCTCAGATGAACTGGAAACAAACACTCCTGGCAAATGGAAATAGTCAAATCAGAGCTGCATTCTCCCAGAGAGATTCACACTATTTTGTCTTTTCACTGCTGACTTTTTAATCCCTTTCTTTCCAGAATTACCCCACTCGCTCCAGTATCTGCTTCTCTACTTCAGTTTTCTCATTGCATTGTGTAGTTTTTGGAAATACCATGACTCTTCTTGATGGGTGTTGTTTCCCCTCCCCAgttctggcatcttctcagcTGCGTAACTGCTTTGTCAACCCTAGCTGGTTTTACTATCTTTGTCTCTCTCCTCCAAACCCCCAGCCCgacagttctttttttcttcagacttgATCCAAGTGATATGACCTCTGCTCTATCCATCTTTGCTGTCCTTCTGAAAAGtctcttttctgaaagtttcttgtaatttttcagAATAGGTGTTTCATGTACAAAGTTGAGGTGTTTCGTACCTGTTCTCATTTCCTAGTGTTCTTACTCCCTCAGGTACCTCACTTCAGCTCTGCTGATCTCCTTTGCTCCCCGTATCTCTTACTATACTTTGTATTTTCCATCTGGAATATAGCATTGTTAACTTATCTCTTAGAAAAACCCCAAGCAACGCAAACAACAAATGCCTCTTTCCCTTATCTCTTAGTTTGACTATTTACCAATCTGCCTTCTTAGTAGATTGCTCTATTGACATTTACTGGTAGTACCCATTGAAATTCCTCTTCTCTCTATTGTAACCATTTCAGCTTGGATTTATGTCTCTTTTGTTCCATTGATACTGCTGTAACCAAAGTTTTGGGTGCCTGTGTGTAACCaccattttcatttgcatcctCATCCTTTCTTGAAGTGTTATCTCTGATTGCCGCTgtcttcattctcttttttagctcttcagttttctctgagAACTTTCTGGTgcccttcctctcttcctctatGCATTACCTTTAGATCATTTAGCTTTGACACACAAAACAACTGCTGGCTatgacatggtttagtggtggacttggcagtgctgggtaaatggttggacttgatgatcttcaaggtctcttccaacctaaacgattctatgattctatactcTGCTCAGTTTTCTCTGTTACCTTGTTTGTTAATCACTATGGGTAAAGAGGCCATCCTGCTTGTAGCGTAAGTTCATAAGGGGAATTACTTCTTTGTTTGGACCTCTGTGGGTCTTTATTTTAACTAAATCAAGCAGATTGTATCTAAATAGCATGTTTTAAATATAGCCTCTCTGTTGGCCAGGATGGCTGAAACACTTTGAAGTTAACATGTCTCAATTACTGCAGCATCTTTGTCCTTGACAAATGTGAGTTTGGGCTCTTTGTGCGTGTTAGGGAGTGCAGCTGAAGGGTTACTTTCTTAGCCTGGCACTTGCAGTGTAGCCCGATTTGTTTGCATCCTTTCACTGAAAGTAAAAGCAGTTTGTTTGAAGTGatacagaaaggaggaaaaagtgcTTTATGATTTGCCTGTCCTGTATCTTGTCGCTGCTTGGGTACTACAGAAATGTGACTCCCATTTCTGATTGTCCCATTGCTGCCTGTTTCTTTTAACAAGGTACTTGAATAAGCCCACACCTGCTCTCTCCAGTGATGCCGTGCACACCTGGGATGAAATACCCATAAACATCTACTTGTCAGCATCTTTACTTTCTTTCAGATTTCTCATTTGGGCTGCTAGgtttgcttttgggtttttttgtttgttttgttttggattgtGTGATGACTCCAAAAGCTGATTATTTTCTGGAATGCAGACCTATATGTTTGACCATGTATTCCCTCATCTCTACATCACTTTATACTTAGATTGTAAGCTCTTTGAGGGCAGGATAGTCTTAAATTTCCAATGGTACATTTCCATTGGTTCAGTGGGTCATAGACTGGGGATTCCATATGCTatactaataaaaataagtaattattacttttttttttttttaaaatacagttcatAGAGGGGCCATTTGAAGAGTATTTAAAATCTTTGGAAAATCCACAGGTATGTTAAGCTTGATTTATAATGGAAAGCAGTACTTCTGTTGAAGTTGGTAGgtaattggatttttttttccttacaaatgtTTTTGACTGATCTTAAGAGGTCTTTGAATTATGTGAATATGTACTTTTGTGCATGTATTCTATTGTAAAATGATTTGGGgaattttttgtgtgtcttgATTTAAACCTGTTATTCCTCAAAATTGTGTCCAAATGTTTCTAGCTTCTGCACTTATCAACAGACATAGTGTGGCCAGCTTTTTCTTGAAGACAGCCTTGAATAAAGATCTAAAAGTTTAGGTGATGAAAAGACAGTTACTGATGTAAGGGATATTATGGACAGTAGCCACAGGCTCTTAGGAAGATActgatttgaaacaaaattattattattcttccccttccacaatttaattttagtatttttattaggGAGTTAACAATTTCTGTAAGCtcagagggggaggaagaggactCTCTAGTGCAACATTGCAaaatctgttaattttttttaagcgtTTGTACataaattttattaaacttcCCCTCCTAGAAATTAAAGCatgacttttaatttttattttccccccccccgccatgccTACAGCATCACTAGTTAGAATGGCTAACCAGATGgttctttatttcagtttccaaaatgaatggtggaaaggggaaaaaagtgggtGTTAGCccattctgcttttgttttgctttatttatacCAGGATTTTTAATCACAAAGCTTTGTTAGTCAAATCCCGAGGTTATAAGCTATGCTAAATGGTAAATCATGCAGTCTGCCGGTAGAACTTACACTGCTCTGAACTACGCCAGTGTAAATGGTTTACAGCACTGCACTGTGTGtatagaaaatgtctttttcataCATGTCtgctaacatttaaaaattttttttgaaaaataatacagtagCTTTTTTACATGATCAGAGAAATTAATGTTAAGttattctatattttaaaattgtaatgagaatttaaaaaattattaaaaaagaaatcgGACTGCTacaaatttcttccccaaactTAATTTGAGTAGTTTTTGATTTagtaagaattttaaaaagaaaaaaaagttaaaaaaaaaataataggaaagGTCTAGTGACATCATACTGGAGCATAGTAGAGCAGTTAGGCTGGTAATGGAAGCAACAACTTTTACTTTTCTATGATTTGAGTCTGGGTTATGGTGTTACTGACATTTCACTGTTTAACAGCTTTAAAGGGCAGATTTTTGGTCTTTCTTCAGGTATTGATATACAGCTGCTTGCATGAGAAATGCACCACTGTTTGGAAGTGGTCTACTTTATGTTGGAGCACTTCACAAGACAGTGTCAGAACGTTTGTATGGAAATTATCTGTGTTTTAGGCATGAGAGTTAAGCCTCAAGGTTCTTCTTCCAGTTCATCTACAGCTAAAGGCCCACAAAACCAGACATTTTTGAAGGTAGagagtaacatttttaaaagcacttggTAAATCTAACACTTGCTTTTTTCaaaaagcacttttgaaaaGCTAGACTGCTGGCTGTTGAagtttaacaaaagaaaaaaaataaaaacactctATCGCCTTTCAAGATCATACTCTTTAATGATAGGTCTGCATTTATGTGATTGTTTTTAGTTGTCGCTGGTTTCATACAGATCCATTTCTAGTTTGGGGAAAAATTCTTCCAGCTTGTACCCCTTAACCACCTTACTGGAATAGTTAGTGTCTCGGCTGAACTCCAGACTCtgtgttaatgtatttgtttccAACAATGATTTCTTGCTTCTCTTGATCTACACATCAGGAAGTATAATAATTGTGTATTTGTTTgaactttaatttcattttgtttttttcaatacaGGAATGGGTTGGACAAGTAGAAATAAGTGCCCTTTCTCTTATGTACAAGTAAGAAAacctttaaatatattttattgagATCAGTTCAGTAGTTTTGTTAGTGAATCAGTTGGAATAGCAAAGATGGAATTGCATGTTATACCGTAGTTCTCCAGAAAACTACAAATATGCTTGGAAAATTGCAGCTGTCAaggtattaaataaaaatagaaaagtgaGCTTTGAAAATGACCTTTAACCTGGGATTTGAATACAGGTTTGCAATCATGTCATGCATCTCACCTGCACAACTAATCGTGGGTAGAGTCATacagtttgtattttgttaattttcatatcttaatttttctgttaaaattgcttttcttcctatttctcACCAAGGCTTTAATATTAACCCTTTTGCTAAGCTGTGGGCTATACCCATTTCTTTATTACCTCTGTACAAATGCTCTGATGTAGATTAGTGGTATGAGTATTGTAGGCTGTGTGCTAGAGCCGTTCTCACCTTCTCTGGTATGAAATTGTATGTACTGATACAAGACTACCTGGTGTACTGCTGTGGCTTGCTCTCTTTTCTGtataaattttccttttcccacgGCATCAGTGTAGATGAAATAGTACGAGTTTGTCAAGGGCCATAGCTTGAGCTATGCTTAAGAAATGTTTCGGTATTTGTGCATAAACACTTGTCTTAGTGATGAAGTTTTGCtgatatgtttttattaaatgtaatcCTATATATTAATCTTACTTCACAAATTAGTAGGAAACAATATGCTGAATATTTATAACTGCTTCCCAATTACCGTGCAAGGGAATGAGCGATATACAGCATattctctttctgctctttgtaaacaagttaaaaaatccagtatttcaaaatgcttaCTGTAAATTAATGACTTTATACTTTGACTTGTGATGAAACAGTtgataaaaggaaagaaacaaaccagTTAAATATTACTTTCAGGTACTTAGATGAGTGCTAAGGGCAGGAAATTGCATGGAATCCcatctttgcattttatgtgttttttggGACAGTTTAGAGTTGTGTGTGCTGCATGGGTGGAAGAGGACTGAACTGGAAGTCAGGGTAAAGTTTGGCTGAAGAGGCTTAGAGAGAAGGTCTGATGGTTAGATTGAGCCAGGGTGTAGAGGGATGTAACTCAAATCAACAAAATTGCATGCTTGATCACATTGGAACTGGATGGTTGTGATCTGCTTGTTGTATTTCTGGCCATGAGAAATGTATTCTTATGAAATAGAAGCAGTTGATTTTGTGGTCATGATGCATTGGTATGCAGGACCACAGCTGATAAATGAATACAGAGACAAATCCTGGTTgataacagtatttttaaaatttccattggAAGCATGTGGCATAGTTGCAACTGCATGTAGTATTTCACTGCAGGGTTGAACACACAAGAATTCTTACTGCCATACTTGTTTTGGGAAGACTGGCTTCTATGAAAAAGGCAATTTAGAGGCTCTGGGAAAGTAGGAATGGTGATGGAGGTAGGGGGAAAGGGGTGCTTCCCTTCCTGCGTGCTGGCagactgaaggaaagcagaaataggAACTTCCTGTTCTGTGCCAAGAGGAGAAGTGAAGGAGTTTCAGACTTCTCAAGCGTAGGACAGAAATGCAGTGTGAAtaggtttgttttcattttcactccTTGGACCTGTCACAAGCATAATTTGGTTATCTAGTAAATTTTCCTTGCCTCCCTGAAGCGGGTGGGTCTCTGAGCTATGAAATTCTTTTCCTCTCAGAATTGCTTTTTCTGAGTTGTTGTAGAAAgttttggtttgtcttttttattttaaatccaaaaaCTGCATCTGTGAATATACTTAATCATTTTGCAAGACTAATAAAACTTTTCCATGTGTGAGCAAGGAAGAAGTTGAAGGAAGTGATAGGTTGCTTAGCAAAGAATTCAAAGGGAGGGTTATGGatagaagagagagagagaaagtaatTAAATGTAAGATCATGATAGAGATTGATTGTAGCAGAAAAACAAGTAGCAAGGATCAATAGTCTTGcagtttttaggaaaaaaaaaaaaaatagcatgtcAGGATCAGTTGTgaattttcctgtatttgtcACTTTATATCCAGTTCaactttttatgctttttaatctaaccagctgaaaaaagaattataaGTGTGGAATGTAAATTCTGAATTTGCTTAACTGTAGTAGCTCAACTCTTCATTTATGGTATTCTTAATCCTCTTAAATGTAATGAGGTACCCAAATTTAGTGTGCCGTTGCAGTGTTGGCAGATACTCATCATCAAGGGTATAATCTAGTATAGTTTTTCAGAACAAGTTTAGAAAATTTTTTATCACCACAAACTATCTGTGGGTTTG
The sequence above is drawn from the Nyctibius grandis isolate bNycGra1 chromosome 6, bNycGra1.pri, whole genome shotgun sequence genome and encodes:
- the OTUD4 gene encoding OTU domain-containing protein 4 isoform X6, with amino-acid sequence MEAACRADGGEQSHQSSGMDAPGDASMDCYLRSQGLYRKRVAKDGSCLFRAVAEQVLHSQSRHIDVRMACVDYLRKNREKFEAFIEGPFEEYLKSLENPQEWVGQVEISALSLMYKKDFIIYQEPNASPSHVTENGFSDNVLLCFSNGNHYDIVYPIEYSEKAALCQSLLYELLYEKVFDTDVKKIIAELSAVGGTEESNGSSEVSASDSEDDNYR